Genomic window (Vampirovibrionales bacterium):
CAGCGGGCGCATCAGCAAGAGGGGAAGAGGCAGGCAACAACGGCGGCTGTTGGGACGAACGCGCAGGCAACGTCGAGGCAACCGGCTCTGGAGCCGTATCAAACCCACTCACCACAAGCGCCTTACCGTCTGTCTGGGCTTGCAAGCGGGTAAGAATCTCATTGGAGTCGACCGTGACGACCACGCGGACAGCAGAATAGAAAGGACTGCGGTTCTGGCTGGTCTGAACCGTCTGAATCCCCCCACGGCGGACAGTTTGCGTGGAAGCGGGCGCAGAAAGGCGCGCATCGGGCAGATCAACGACAAAGCGATAAGGCGAAGCGAGCTTCAGCGTGGTGAATTGATTATAAGAGGTCAGCGGCTGGCTGCACTGGATGACCAACGCGCCGTTGGCCGGGTCGATAGACGCCCCCAGCACGCGAATCGCCTCGGCCCAGGCGCCGGCGAGCGAGGCGAAGCCCCACGCCAGAACGATGAGCAGACAGGCGCTCAAGCCGCGCCGCGACAGAGATCGAGAAAGGGAAACAGCAGAGTGAAGAGGAATCATGGGCGCATTCTCTTTGTCATAAGGCGTGTCGAGCGAATCGGGCGTGCAAAGCGGCTTCAAAAGCCAGAGCAAAAAGGCATATCAAGCGCTTAAGGGCATAAAACGACGGCGGTGGCGGGACTCTCTCTCTTAAAACGGCATCTTCAGGCGTTCGCATCAGGGGTTTTCAAGCGTCCCCGTTTCTGGGACGACTTCTGGGAGCGGCCATGCGCCGATTCGTTTGGAACGTTACGGCGCATCGCGCGCAGGGACGCAAACGCGCCGACAGACCTCTATTATAGCAGGCCCACGCGCGATGGGGGCCGACTGAGCAGCGTATTTTACACGGCAGAAAAGCGCAGGGCCAGGAAAAGGCGCAGGCGCGTCCTCACGCGCGATTCAGGGCGCGGGGGCAGTCGCCTGGAGACGCAAAGCCAGCGCATGAGCGGTTCTAGCGGCGTCTACGGGCTGAAAACGCGCGCGCGCCATTAAGGGCATTGACGTCTCAGGCGGCAAGAACCACAGCGAGAGGGTAAAATCGCCGTCCGGCTCGGGAGCGGCGTAAGCCCCCAGAGCCGCGCTGCATCCCGCCTGAAGGGCGCATAAGGCGGCGCGCTCGGCTTGCATGGCCGTCTCGACCGCCGGAACCGCAATACTGGCCAGCAGGGCGCGCGTACGCGCATCGTTCTGACGATACTCCACCGCCAGAATGCCTTGCCCACAGGGCGGCGTCAGTTCGACCAGCGGATCAAAGCGCTGGACAATGCGCGCCTCTTCGCCTAAACGTCGCAAACCTGCCGCTGCAAGAATCAAGGCGTCGTATTCGCCCGATTCAAGCTTTGCCAGACGGGTTTGCAGATTCCCTCGCACGGAATAACAGGCAACATCAGGCCGGAGCGCCCGCAGCATCGCTTCGCGTCGGACCGACGACGTGCCGAGTCGTGCGCCCGCAGGGAGTTGCGAAAGCGACAAGCCTGTTATCGAAACCAGCGCATCGCAGGGGTCTTCGCGTTCGCCAGCAGACTGAAGCGCCAAGCCGGGCGGTAAATCGCCGGGCATGTCTTTCAAACTATGCACCGCCACATCGATTTCGCCAGCGAGCAAGGCGTTTTCCAGCTCTCGGACGAAGACGCCTTTGGTTAGCGTCTCGCGAGCCAGCGTCGCCAGCGGTCGATCAAGCTGACGATCGCCCTGAGTCGCAATACCCGACCAACTCAGCGCGCATTGCGGATGACGCGCCGCAATCCAGGCCATGACGCTTTCGGCCTGGCGTCGCGCCAGCGGGCTTTTTCGGCTGCCAACGCGCAGAGCGCTTGCCGAATCGCTCAAGGAGCAGACGCCTGTAGGTTAAACACATGGCGAATCACCTCGGCGCGGCGCTGGACGGCTTGAGACGACTCGCCCTCGCGCAGGCGGGTCAGCGGTTCATGGAGAATCCGGTTGATAAGTCGGCGCGAAAGCGCGTCCGCAAAAGCCTGATCGCTGATAGACAAGGCGTCTAGCTGCTCACGGCGAATGGTTTCAAGATGTCCGCGCAGCCCTGTAATGGTCGGAGTCGCAGACAGGCCCACGCGCCAATGGCCAAATCCGGCGCAGGCTTCGTCGATGAGCAACTGCGCCTGTGAAATCAAGGCCCGCTGACGATCCTGACAGAACGCGCCGCCTTCGCCCAGATCATCGGCGTTCAGCAGGAGGATGTCCGCAAAGCGCTCAGCAATAGCTGGATCGACGTTTCGCGGCATGGCCAAATCCAGAATCAAGCCGGGACGGCGCTCAGGCGCCAACGCCTCAAAATGAGAAGCGTCCAGCACCAGATGCGGCGCGCCTGTAGCGACAAAGAGCGTCTGACAGCCGTCGAGCGCCTGATGCACGTCATCCCAGCCGACGCCGTGAAAACCGGTGGCGGCCATTAATTCGGCCAGCCGAGCCGCGCTGCGGTTGACGATCGTCACGCGGCGGCGCTGTTCGGCGGTCATCTCGCGGCGCAGGGCGTCGAGGACCAGCGCGGCGACCTTACCGCCGCCAATCACGACGATGCGCTGACTGAGCAGATCGGGGGCCAAGGCGCGGGCGCGCTCGTAGGCGGCGCGACTGACGCTGAGATCCTTGTCGGCAATGCCCAATTCGCTCCTGACACGCTTACTGACGGAAATTGCCACGCGAAACAGCCGATTGAGCAGGCGTCCGGTCGTGCCAGCGGCTTTTCCCGCCTCGCAGGCGTCTTTCACCTGACCCAGAATCTGGGATTCTCCCAGGACCAGACTGTCCAAGCCGCTGGCGACACGCATCAGATGCAGCGCCGCGTCTTCTTCCAAGCGCATAAACAGGGCTTGGCGCGCCTCCTGCACGTCCAATCCGCGCCAATCGAGGAAGAAACGCCGGAAAGCCGCCTGAGCGGCCAGCGCATCGCGCACCACGAGATACAGCTCAGTGCGGTTGCAGGTGCTGAGGATGGCGCACTCTTCCACGCCGGGCTCGGCGCGCAGGCGGGTCAGAGCGGCGGGCATCTCGGCGGGCGTCAAGGCGAAGCGCTCGCGGATGGCGATGGGGGCGTTTTTCTGCCGCACCCCGGCGACCAGAATTTGCAGCGGCGTTCGCGGATGATGGGTCATAGAGGCGATATCGTCCAGAAACTCCCGGGAAAGCGGCCAGATGGCGCGGGTTTAGACGTTTGGCGCGCAGGCTTTACGCTCGCAGCAACGCAAAGCCAAGGCGAAGCCCAGCATAAAGAGGGCATCGGCGATCAGGAACGGCTGCCACATATCGGGCAGGCGGCCCTTCATGAGGTAGAATCCCGCCACGCCGCAGTAGGCGGCTTTCATCAGGATGCCGTAGCCGATCAGATCGCGGCGCGGGTAGGGCGCACGGGCGATTTCAAAGAACATCAGCGCGAAAATCAGCAGCAGCGCCGCCGAGAACTGGACGTAACCGAAATGATTGGGCGGCGTCACGTTAAAGTGGCTGAACACCGCTTGCGGCGCAAACAGAAAGACAAGACCGAGCGCCAGCTCATAGAGTCCGGCCACCGTAAACAGGACGGAAGCCCAGCGCGGCGTGGCGTTAGCAGTCGTCATCAGCAGAAACCCTCAAGCTTAACAAGCCTTCGCGGCTCGCGATTGATTCTACCAAAGCTTGCCGTCGACGGCAAAGAGAAATCGCCGCCTGAGTCGAAGCTGCGGCTAGTCGGGTTTTATGGGCATGAAGCGCTGCATGGCGTCCGCGACGTAGGCGTCCATAATGCCTGTAAGACGCTGCTGGACTTCAGGCGTCAGATGGCGATCGAGGAAGGCAGGCATCTCCTCGGGGGAAATAACCCGGCGGGCGACGGCTTCGCCCACCATTGCCTGAAACGCCTCAGGCGGGATCGTCCCAAACAGGAGTTTGGACGTCAGTATCGCGCGACTCACGACGGGCAGCCTAAAAGTCTGGTATGACTGGCTAACGATATCTGCCAACTGTGTCGCCAATGGGGTAAATTCTGTCTCAACACCATGATTCAGGGGCCGCATGATTTCAACCATACCTCTTTGATTCAATGGGGCCAGATCCGCCGGGTCCACATCTAAGAATCTCTTGCTCTTAGCAGAAGACAGCAGGGAGAGAATGCTGTTAACGTCACTGGTACTCTGCAGGATCTGCCGGTAGGTCGTCCCATCCATCAGCTGTTGGTCATCGTCACCCCCACTGGCTCTTGAGAAATGCTGAGAGAAGGCCCAGCCAGAGACCATGGTGACAATTCCCCGCAGAATCTCCTCATACGTCTGCGGCGACTGATGAGCCGGCCTATAGATCGCGCCGTCAGCGTCGCCAAAACGCTTGAGCATCAGGCCGACATTGCGCTGACCAGACGCAGCATCTCCGATGATATGGCCCAACTCGTGAACCGCCACCTCGCGCGCCCGGCTGGCAGGCAGTTCTTCCCTGGTCATAACGCGCCAAGCCCACTCAAATAAGCGCCGGCGCAGACCGGAGGGAAGCAAGCGCAGCAAGCCCTTTGGGCGAAGGCCAAAGGCAGAAGACTCGAAATCGGGCGGATGAAGTTCCCCGGTGACGGAAGGCCTTGTTTTGGCAGGCGGCTCTGCGCCGAAACGCGCCAAAGGCTCGCGGACAGGCGCTGCTAACTGGTCAGAACGCTGCGTAACAGGCCTTGATGTCGAATCGCCGCCAAAAACGAGAGGCGGCGCGCCAAGAGAGATTACAGGGAGCAGGAGCATTGCGTCACGGTGTCGTGTGGGAGGACTGTAGAGGATTCAAACCTGAGGGCGCGGGCGGATTGCCTTGGGGCATGGCCTCATTGAGGAGGGGGCTGTTCGGGTTTTACGGGCATGAAGCGCCGCATGGCGTCCGTGACGTAGGCGTCCATAATGCCTGTAAGACGCTGCTGGACTTCAGGCGTCAGATGACGATCGAGGAAGGCGGGCATTTGCTCGGGGGAAATAACCCGGCGGGCGACGGCTTCGTCCACCATTGCCTGAAACGCCTCCGGCGGGATCGCCTCAAACAGGCGCTCGGCGGTCTGACTCGCCAGCGCGAGAGGGGGATGTTCAAGCGTCTTGCTCACAAGCTGAAGGAAGCCCTGACACGCCCGCTTACTATCGATTAAATCCTCTTCGCGCTTAGGCTTCAGGTTGCGTACGAGCGCGATATCCCGAGCATGCAGCATGTTAGCTGGTTGAGGGGGCAACCAACCATTCAGAGCGGCTATCCGTAAGAACGAGGTAGCCTGTGCCAAGTCCTTAACAACCGTCAACAGTATTTTATTGTCATGAAAGGATTTTAAATCCTGTTTCCGCAAGAAACCCTGACGCTGAAACACATGTCCGGCAAGGGCGACAACCAGAAAAGGGAAAAGTCCTTCAGGCGTATCAGGGCTATCAGGTCTGAACCCAAGCCGAACAAAAGCAACTGAGCCGTCTTTTTTTTGAATCAGGCCCAGCATGGCGTTGCGGTATCCCCATGCAGCCGCTGCCAGCAAATGTCCCAACTCGTGCGGCGCGTGTTCGCGAGCTTCTTTCGCGGTCAGACGCGAGCACTCAAGCCAGCGAAAGCGCACCCGTTCAATCCACAAACGCATCGCCTTGAGCAGCGGACTTTTTGAAGATGATTTAAAGTTCTTCGCCCTTGCAACAGAGGGCTTACGGTCAGAATCACCCGCAAAACGCAGCGGCGCAGGCGAAGGCGTCTGAGGCGATCGCGACCGCCAAACAGGTGATGGAAGAGGAAGAAACGGATGAACAGACATAATCAAACGCACGGGCATACAGGCAGCCGAGTACAGTGTCGGACGCTGTATCAACGTTCGGGGAAAACGAGAATTGCCCGGAGGCCTTGCGCTTAAGGCAAACGCCGCAGCCAGAAGGCGTTAAGAGCCAGATGCGCCGCGAGCAGGAGCAGGGCCGTTGCGGCAAACGCCGGGGACAATTCGTCTGGACGCAGACGGGTTTGTAGCGCGCGCGCGCCCAGTTGATCGAAGACCGGAGCAAAATCCTGAGGGCGAAAGACGCGAAAATAGCGGCCACCCGTGCGCCGCGCCAGTTCTTGAAGCGTCGCGTCATTCAAGGCCACGAAAAAGCGCTCGTCGCGGTAACGAATCGTCGCGCCTTGAGCGCTGCCAACACCGATGGCGCAGATCATCACGTTGCTGCGCGCAGCGTTTTCGGCGGCTTCCGGCCACGGGAAGCCCGATTGCTGCTCGCCATCGCTGATCAGGAGAATCAATCGGCGCGGCACGGCTTCTGATGGGGATTCGAGAGGATGAGAGTCGGGCGACGCTTCGCGCGGCGGCGCCTCGGACAGGGTTTGGACCGAAGCCTCAATCGCATCGCCAATCGCCGTGCCGGGGCGCAGACGCTTTTCGGTGACGCGGCCTAACAGCGAATCGATATGGGCATGATCGCGCGTCGGCGACGCGACAACCACAGTAGCGCCCGAAAACAACGTCAGCCCCACCCGGATTTCCGGCGGGAGGTCGCGCACAAAGCGGCGCGCCGTCTCACGGGCCGCCTGTAATCGACTGGGAGAAACGTCGTCTGCGCCCATGCTCAGCGACACATCCAGCGCCAGCATCATATCCACCGCGCGCTCCGCCGTACGCGTCAGCATCTGCGGCTGCGCAGCGGCTAGAATGAGGAAAGCCAGCGCCAGCCAGCATAAGAGAGGCGACAACAGACGACGCCACCCGCGCGACTGCCGCTGAAGCGCTCGGGCCTGCGCCATCGCCGCCGATACGCTGAATTGAAGTCGCTCCTGCCAGCCGCGCCGGGTCAGCCAGGCGTATAGCCACGGCAGCAAGAGCCAAGGCAGCAATAACAACAGCCAAAGAGGCTGAACCCAATGAAATGCCTGCGGCGACGGAAGCATCACGCGGCCCATCCTCCAAAAGCTGCCAGCAGCGATAAGGCGGCCTCCAGCGGATCGGCTGTCGTAGACGTGGCTTGGCAATGGGCTGCAAATTTTGCCTGCGCGCGTCTCGCCTCCAGTTGCTCGCGCGCCAGACGCGCGTAGTCGACGTAAAACGCCTTGGACCTTACGGGGATTTCAAGCGCTTGCGCCGTTTCCGGGTCGCGCAGCGCGCACGCCAGCGGCGCACGGGAAAGATCCAGCTCGCACGGGTCATGAATCAGCGCAACAACGAGATCGCAGGCCCGGCCCAGATCGGCCATCGCGGCGGGCCAGGCCACGCTATCGGAGGCTAAATCGCTGAAGAGCGCTACCCACGACCGGCGCTGAATCAGTCGGCGAGCCTCGCTCAAGGCTTGTAGCAGGGCATCATCAGCCAGGCGCGGGACATGAGGGGATTTCGACGCGTCCCAAAGTTCCATCGCGCGCGCTTCCGCTTCGCGACAGGCGATTTGCAGGGTTTCCACCAGCGCCTGAAGACGAATCAGGCCAACTGCGGGCTTAATCAGGCGCGTTTGATGGCCGTCAAAGGCCATCAGGCCAAGCCGATAGCCCGCCTTCTGCGCGAGCATCCCTGTGACCGCCGCCATTGCCACCGCCTGACGCGACTTGCGGCGCCGCCCGCCCACGGTCATCGAGGGCGTTAAATCAACCAGAAGCCAAGCGGTGAGGGTCTTTTCGGCGTAATATTCACGGACGTGAGGAATCCGCGTGCGGGCGTAGACGTTCCAGTCGAGGGCGCGGGCGTCGTCGCCAGGCTGATACTCGCGCAGGCGAGCGAAATCCATGCCGCCGCCCAGCGCACGGATCGGTCGCTCGCCTTCGGGCAGGGTCGCCAGCTTGCGTTGCAAGCGCGCCCGCCAGGCGTTCAGCAAATCATCAGCGGCCAGACGCAGGACGTCATCGCCCTCATCGCGAAGGCCGGAGCGGGCCATCAGCGCCGCTACGTACGCAGGCGGATCCAGCCACGGCAAAAGCGCCTTGCGCACGCGCGCCGACAGCGACGCGGCCACGGCTTACGCGCCTCTCGATGCGCCGGGCGGCGGCAGCAGGGTCAGCAGCTCGTCCAGAAAACTATCGGGCGTCATCCCGGCGGCGAGGCCTTCGTAGGAGAGGATAATGCGGTGGCGAAGGCAGTCGTGCGCCAGCGCCGTTACGTCTTCTGAACGGACGTAATCGCGCCCGCGCATCAGAGCCATTGCTTTAGAGGCCATCGTGAGGGCCAGCGAGCCGCGCGGAGAAGCGCCAAATTGAATGGCGCGCGTGAGAGCGTTAGTGGGCGGGCGGCGCGTGGCCTGAATCAAGTCGACAATGCCGTGGGCGAGCGCCGGATCGATATAAACCTTGCCCACCCAGTCGCACAGACGCAGCAGCGCGTCCGCATCCAGCACCGGCGATATCTGCGGGATGTCGGCGCCGGTCATGCGCTGGACGATGACAGCTTCTTCGCGCGCATCAGGGTAAGCGGCCAGCAGCTTGAAGAGAAAGCGATCGAGCTGGGCTTCGGGCAAGGCGTACGTGCCTTCCGACTCGATAGGATTTTGCGTGGCCATCACCAGAAACGGCGCTTCCAAGGCAAACGTCTGCCGCCCAACGGTGATTTGCCGCTCCTGCATGGCTTCCAGCAGCGCGCTCTGCACTTTGGCGGGCGCGCGGTTGATTTCATCAGCCAGCACAAAATTGGTAAACAGAGGGCCGGGCTCTGTCGCGAATTCCCCGGTGGCGGGGTTGAAAATCCGCGCGCCGATGAGATCCGAGGGCAGCAAATCCGGCGTAAACTGGATGCGTTTGAATCCGACAGACAGGGCTTGGGCGAGACTCTTGAGCATCAGGGTTTTAGCCAGACCGGGCGCGCCTTCCACCAGCGCGTGGCCCTGGGCCATCAGCGCAATTAACAGGCGTTCGAGCAGGTCTTGCTGGCCGACGATGACCTTCTTCATCTCGTACAGCGCGCGTTCCAGCAGAGCGGCGGCTTCTTGCGCGCGTTCAGGACTCAAGCGGCCTGTCTCGCCATCGTAAAGGCCATCGGTCATGGCGATTCTGCCTGCGATGTCGCCGAATCAACGTCCGGGGAGGCTTCTTCAGCAGACGCCAATGGTTCTCCCTCGTAGGACAAGGCCAGCAGATAGAGGCGGGTCTCGCCCACGCGGTCGCAGTTAAGGGCCTGATCGGGTCGAATGACGGCAATTGGGGCGCAGCGCGGGGCGCCATCCGCCGCGAGAGTGCGAAAGCGCTCGCGCAGGTTAAAGGGCAGGTGATAATAGTCCGGTTGCGCCATCAGCGCCAGCAATCCCGTATCGGCGGGCAGGGTTTGCAGGGCATGCGCCAGCCCGCGCGAGCCAGAGGCAAAGCGTACGGCCCGAGACGTCAGCGGATCCAGCGAAAACAACAGTCGCGCGCGCGCCAGCGCCAAGGGATCCTCGTCAGTCGCAGGCAAGGCTTGCCACGCCAGCGTCGGAACCAGATTAAGCGCAGCATTAGAGGCAGTATGAGACGAATGCAGCGCTCGCGAGGCTTCCGTGAAGCGGCGCACGGCATCCGCAGCGCGAACCCCGGCAGGCGCGGCGAACATCGGCGCGATAATCAGGTTGACCATCGCGTAGAAGATCAGCGTGCCGGCCATCAGCGAGATCAAGCCATTCACAGGCTTTTCAAGCCAGGTCCAGACGTAATACGCGCCCGCTGTAAGCAACAGCAGCGGCGGGCCGCCCAGCAGCCAGAGCTTCCAGGCGGGGAAGGCAGGCGGCAATGAGAATTTAGAGAGAAATTCAGGCGTTGCAATCATCGGGTCGCCGGGAAACGGCCAGTAAAGGCCGGGATACGCGTCCGGCAGACGCTGAAACGCTGCAACCGTCCAGAAAACGGCCAACAGCATCAGGGCCAGAACTGTGGCATCCACCGCCCATGACTGCGAGCGGCGGGTCAGGGTGTCTTCAAAGCGGCGCGCCGTAAATTGGGCGGCAATCAGGCAGACAGGCGGCAAAAACGCCAGCGGCGAAAAGGGTAGCGCCAGCAATGACAGCAACAACCAGCACCAGAGAAACTTCCAGGGTTCCGGCGTCGTAAATCGCCCGCCGGAAAAGACATAAGGGCGCGCGGCCTCGACCAGACCCGCCGCCGCCAGAAACGTCCACGGCGCCATCGCCCAGAA
Coding sequences:
- the hemC gene encoding hydroxymethylbilane synthase yields the protein MSDSASALRVGSRKSPLARRQAESVMAWIAARHPQCALSWSGIATQGDRQLDRPLATLARETLTKGVFVRELENALLAGEIDVAVHSLKDMPGDLPPGLALQSAGEREDPCDALVSITGLSLSQLPAGARLGTSSVRREAMLRALRPDVACYSVRGNLQTRLAKLESGEYDALILAAAGLRRLGEEARIVQRFDPLVELTPPCGQGILAVEYRQNDARTRALLASIAVPAVETAMQAERAALCALQAGCSAALGAYAAPEPDGDFTLSLWFLPPETSMPLMARARFQPVDAARTAHALALRLQATAPAP
- a CDS encoding glutamyl-tRNA reductase; its protein translation is MTHHPRTPLQILVAGVRQKNAPIAIRERFALTPAEMPAALTRLRAEPGVEECAILSTCNRTELYLVVRDALAAQAAFRRFFLDWRGLDVQEARQALFMRLEEDAALHLMRVASGLDSLVLGESQILGQVKDACEAGKAAGTTGRLLNRLFRVAISVSKRVRSELGIADKDLSVSRAAYERARALAPDLLSQRIVVIGGGKVAALVLDALRREMTAEQRRRVTIVNRSAARLAELMAATGFHGVGWDDVHQALDGCQTLFVATGAPHLVLDASHFEALAPERRPGLILDLAMPRNVDPAIAERFADILLLNADDLGEGGAFCQDRQRALISQAQLLIDEACAGFGHWRVGLSATPTITGLRGHLETIRREQLDALSISDQAFADALSRRLINRILHEPLTRLREGESSQAVQRRAEVIRHVFNLQASAP
- a CDS encoding VWA domain-containing protein — encoded protein: MMLPSPQAFHWVQPLWLLLLLPWLLLPWLYAWLTRRGWQERLQFSVSAAMAQARALQRQSRGWRRLLSPLLCWLALAFLILAAAQPQMLTRTAERAVDMMLALDVSLSMGADDVSPSRLQAARETARRFVRDLPPEIRVGLTLFSGATVVVASPTRDHAHIDSLLGRVTEKRLRPGTAIGDAIEASVQTLSEAPPREASPDSHPLESPSEAVPRRLILLISDGEQQSGFPWPEAAENAARSNVMICAIGVGSAQGATIRYRDERFFVALNDATLQELARRTGGRYFRVFRPQDFAPVFDQLGARALQTRLRPDELSPAFAATALLLLAAHLALNAFWLRRLP
- a CDS encoding DUF58 domain-containing protein produces the protein MAASLSARVRKALLPWLDPPAYVAALMARSGLRDEGDDVLRLAADDLLNAWRARLQRKLATLPEGERPIRALGGGMDFARLREYQPGDDARALDWNVYARTRIPHVREYYAEKTLTAWLLVDLTPSMTVGGRRRKSRQAVAMAAVTGMLAQKAGYRLGLMAFDGHQTRLIKPAVGLIRLQALVETLQIACREAEARAMELWDASKSPHVPRLADDALLQALSEARRLIQRRSWVALFSDLASDSVAWPAAMADLGRACDLVVALIHDPCELDLSRAPLACALRDPETAQALEIPVRSKAFYVDYARLAREQLEARRAQAKFAAHCQATSTTADPLEAALSLLAAFGGWAA
- a CDS encoding MoxR family ATPase, giving the protein MTDGLYDGETGRLSPERAQEAAALLERALYEMKKVIVGQQDLLERLLIALMAQGHALVEGAPGLAKTLMLKSLAQALSVGFKRIQFTPDLLPSDLIGARIFNPATGEFATEPGPLFTNFVLADEINRAPAKVQSALLEAMQERQITVGRQTFALEAPFLVMATQNPIESEGTYALPEAQLDRFLFKLLAAYPDAREEAVIVQRMTGADIPQISPVLDADALLRLCDWVGKVYIDPALAHGIVDLIQATRRPPTNALTRAIQFGASPRGSLALTMASKAMALMRGRDYVRSEDVTALAHDCLRHRIILSYEGLAAGMTPDSFLDELLTLLPPPGASRGA
- a CDS encoding glycosyltransferase family 39 protein, with the protein product MGFLLRLMATYLPETLLAIAFVALAASPMANLGLFETLRDLHWLQSAKEMAMGSGSWLPTLYGNGFAQAPPLLIALMALFFRIFGSDMAVAQALTAIFGLMALGLTYGLTLALLESRSLALLSATMLALCWGFFHATHLTPFTMASLVATLLTLALFLALIRVGERRKPERRQMLWLSRALGAHLGIATLMTGLPGVTLGATILLAFLAWQRRLRALSGVQWREVLVFLGVVLLPWAFFAFKEGLSPAFGWITPLPSASSLGQFVMNTLSGAFWAMAPWTFLAAAGLVEAARPYVFSGGRFTTPEPWKFLWCWLLLSLLALPFSPLAFLPPVCLIAAQFTARRFEDTLTRRSQSWAVDATVLALMLLAVFWTVAAFQRLPDAYPGLYWPFPGDPMIATPEFLSKFSLPPAFPAWKLWLLGGPPLLLLTAGAYYVWTWLEKPVNGLISLMAGTLIFYAMVNLIIAPMFAAPAGVRAADAVRRFTEASRALHSSHTASNAALNLVPTLAWQALPATDEDPLALARARLLFSLDPLTSRAVRFASGSRGLAHALQTLPADTGLLALMAQPDYYHLPFNLRERFRTLAADGAPRCAPIAVIRPDQALNCDRVGETRLYLLALSYEGEPLASAEEASPDVDSATSQAESP